A section of the Dermacoccus nishinomiyaensis genome encodes:
- a CDS encoding cyanophycinase, with the protein MPERSDPRRSLLIIGGAEDKIGRVTILRRFVRLAGGRKSNIVVIPTASSMADEVIEVYSTVFTRLGCPSVGSVDPQSRVDSSSEELVERIDAASGIFISGGNQLKLSQLIVGTPLGKAILRAHERGAVIAGTSAGASIMSQFMISMGEEGVTPRQRASQLTQGLGLVPGVIIDQHFDQRSRYGRLLSLVAGSPSLLGMGIDEDTAAEITNGREMTIIGSGAVFVVDARMAQTDAHEARRDAPLLVTGAVVHSLPYGATFDLETATLTDFVEQHADVAVTAAKDQHDTATAAAALRH; encoded by the coding sequence ATGCCTGAACGTAGCGACCCCCGACGCTCCCTGCTCATCATCGGCGGCGCCGAGGACAAGATCGGCCGTGTGACCATCCTGCGCCGCTTCGTGCGCCTCGCCGGCGGCCGCAAGTCGAACATCGTCGTCATCCCGACGGCATCGTCGATGGCGGACGAGGTCATCGAGGTGTACTCGACCGTCTTCACACGCCTCGGCTGCCCGAGCGTGGGCAGCGTCGACCCGCAGTCGCGCGTCGACTCATCCTCAGAAGAACTCGTCGAGCGCATCGACGCCGCGAGCGGCATCTTCATCTCCGGCGGCAACCAGCTCAAGCTGAGCCAGCTCATCGTCGGCACGCCCCTCGGCAAGGCCATCCTGCGCGCCCACGAGCGCGGCGCCGTCATCGCCGGCACGAGCGCCGGCGCGTCGATCATGAGCCAGTTCATGATCTCGATGGGCGAGGAGGGCGTGACGCCCCGTCAGCGCGCGAGCCAGCTGACGCAGGGCCTCGGCCTCGTGCCGGGCGTCATCATCGACCAGCACTTCGACCAGCGCTCGCGCTACGGGCGCCTGCTCTCCCTCGTCGCCGGCTCACCGAGCCTGCTCGGCATGGGCATCGACGAGGACACCGCCGCGGAGATCACGAACGGACGGGAGATGACGATCATCGGCTCCGGCGCCGTATTCGTCGTCGACGCGCGCATGGCGCAGACGGACGCGCACGAGGCACGCCGCGACGCGCCGCTGCTCGTCACCGGTGCCGTCGTGCACTCGCTGCCCTACGGGGCGACCTTCGACCTGGAGACGGCCACGCTGACCGACTTCGTCGAACAGCACGCCGACGTCGCGGTCACCGCGGCGAAGGACCAGCACGACACCGCGACCGCTGCCGCCGCGCTGCGTCACTGA
- the serB gene encoding phosphoserine phosphatase SerB, which yields MNNDARRTDLLGLTFQGTDSPGLFHELTDAMTKFGVEIVDVGQAVLGGGITLSFLVSAAEPDELVLEMKRLARLRSLALTLAEGMSDDVVRLPGRAVVTLLAPTLPAEALAEISAEVVHHGGNIDRVRRLARTPVTAIELDVSGVEVIELRRRVLEASHETGCDASVAEAGLARRGRRLVVLDVDSTLIQDEVIELLAARAGREAEVAEVTERAMRGEIDFAESLHERVEALAGLPASVLDEVRAEIRLTPGARTLVRTLKRLGFTVGVVSGGFIEVVAPLAASLGIDHARANTLEIVDGALTGRVLGDVVDREGKARALAAFAEAEHLPLERTVAIGDGANDLDMLALAGLGIAFNAKPVVRAQADASVNVPYLDSVLFFLGISRDDIEEADDLDALETPDGATVMLDATDVDAAAATQRDA from the coding sequence GTGAACAACGACGCGCGCCGCACCGACCTGTTGGGCCTGACGTTCCAGGGCACCGACTCCCCCGGGCTGTTCCACGAGCTCACCGACGCGATGACGAAGTTCGGCGTCGAGATCGTCGACGTCGGCCAGGCCGTCCTCGGCGGTGGCATCACGCTGTCGTTCCTCGTCAGCGCAGCCGAACCCGACGAACTCGTCCTCGAGATGAAGCGCCTCGCCCGCCTGCGCTCGCTCGCCCTGACGCTCGCCGAGGGCATGAGCGACGACGTCGTGCGCCTGCCCGGACGCGCCGTCGTCACGCTGCTCGCACCGACGCTGCCCGCCGAGGCCCTCGCGGAGATCTCGGCCGAGGTCGTCCACCACGGCGGCAACATCGACCGCGTGCGCCGCCTCGCGCGCACGCCGGTCACCGCGATCGAGCTCGACGTCTCGGGCGTCGAGGTCATCGAGCTTCGCCGCCGGGTGCTCGAGGCCTCGCACGAGACGGGGTGTGACGCGAGCGTCGCCGAGGCCGGGCTCGCGCGCCGTGGCCGCCGACTCGTCGTCCTCGACGTCGATTCGACGCTCATCCAGGACGAGGTCATCGAACTGCTCGCCGCCCGCGCGGGCCGCGAGGCCGAGGTGGCGGAGGTGACCGAGCGCGCCATGCGCGGCGAGATCGACTTCGCCGAATCGCTGCACGAACGCGTCGAGGCCCTCGCGGGGCTACCCGCGAGCGTGCTCGACGAGGTGCGCGCCGAGATCCGCCTCACGCCCGGCGCCCGCACGCTCGTGCGCACCCTCAAGCGGCTCGGCTTCACCGTCGGCGTCGTCTCCGGCGGCTTCATCGAAGTCGTCGCGCCCCTCGCCGCCTCCCTCGGCATCGACCACGCGCGCGCCAACACCCTCGAGATCGTCGACGGCGCGCTGACCGGGCGAGTCCTCGGCGACGTCGTCGACCGCGAGGGCAAGGCACGTGCGCTCGCCGCGTTCGCCGAGGCCGAGCACCTGCCGCTGGAGCGCACCGTCGCGATCGGCGACGGCGCCAATGACCTCGACATGCTCGCCCTCGCGGGCCTCGGCATCGCCTTCAATGCCAAGCCCGTCGTGCGGGCGCAGGCGGACGCCTCTGTCAACGTCCCATACCTCGACAGTGTCCTGTTCTTCCTCGGCATCAGCCGCGACGACATCGAGGAAGCCGACGACCTCGACGCGCTCGAGACGCCCGATGGTGCGACCGTCATGCTCGACGCGACGGACGTGGACGCCGCTGCGGCGACGCAGCGTGACGCCTAA
- the glgC gene encoding glucose-1-phosphate adenylyltransferase, with protein sequence MPNRGGPKILAIALAGGEGKRLMPLTADRAKPAVPFGGIYRLIDFALSNLVNSNYLHIVVLTQYKSHSLDRHVTTTWRMSSLLGNYVTPVPAQQRVGKNWYLGSADAIYQSLNLIHDEKPDYVVVVGADHVYRMDFADMVDAHIASGAKASVAAIRQPISLADQFGVIDVDPQNPARIRAFLEKPTDPQGLPDSPDEVLASMGNYVFSTDALIEAVTRDADLEDSKHDMGGDIIPAFVERGEAFVYDFKDNEIPGAEDRDRGYWRDVGTIDSYFDAQMDLVSIHPIFNLYNDRWPIHTTSGMSLPPAKFVHGSHGRTGTAVDSIVSPGCIISGATVSHSVLSPIVVVRSFSDIDSSILLDGVKVGRSCIVRRAIIDKDVTLPEGTHVGIDHDADRARGFTVTDSGIVVVGKGTVVTP encoded by the coding sequence ATGCCAAACCGTGGAGGCCCCAAGATTCTCGCCATCGCCCTCGCCGGCGGCGAGGGCAAACGTCTCATGCCGCTGACGGCGGACCGGGCCAAGCCCGCCGTGCCGTTCGGTGGCATCTACCGCCTCATCGACTTCGCGCTGAGCAACCTCGTCAACTCGAACTACCTGCACATCGTCGTGCTGACGCAGTACAAGTCGCACAGCCTCGATCGTCACGTCACCACGACGTGGCGCATGAGCTCCCTGCTCGGCAACTACGTGACGCCGGTGCCCGCGCAGCAGCGTGTCGGCAAGAACTGGTACCTCGGTTCGGCCGACGCGATCTACCAGAGCCTCAACCTCATCCACGACGAGAAGCCCGACTACGTCGTCGTCGTCGGCGCCGACCACGTCTACCGCATGGACTTCGCGGACATGGTTGATGCGCACATCGCCTCGGGTGCTAAGGCGAGCGTCGCCGCGATCCGTCAGCCCATCTCGCTCGCCGACCAGTTCGGCGTCATCGACGTCGACCCGCAGAACCCGGCGCGCATCCGCGCCTTCCTCGAAAAGCCCACCGACCCGCAGGGGCTGCCGGACAGCCCCGACGAGGTGCTCGCCTCGATGGGCAACTACGTCTTCTCCACCGACGCGCTCATCGAGGCGGTCACACGTGATGCCGACCTGGAGGACAGCAAGCACGACATGGGCGGCGACATCATCCCCGCCTTCGTCGAGCGGGGTGAGGCGTTCGTCTACGACTTCAAGGACAACGAGATCCCGGGCGCGGAGGACCGCGACCGCGGGTACTGGCGCGACGTCGGCACGATCGACTCCTACTTCGACGCCCAGATGGACCTCGTCTCGATCCACCCGATCTTCAACCTCTACAACGACCGCTGGCCGATCCACACGACGTCCGGCATGAGCCTGCCGCCCGCGAAGTTCGTCCATGGCAGCCACGGGCGCACCGGCACCGCCGTCGACTCGATCGTCTCCCCCGGCTGCATCATCTCCGGCGCGACGGTCAGCCACTCGGTGCTCTCGCCCATCGTCGTCGTGCGCTCGTTCAGCGACATCGACTCCTCGATCCTGCTCGACGGCGTCAAGGTCGGACGCTCGTGCATCGTGCGCCGCGCCATCATCGACAAGGACGTGACGCTGCCCGAGGGCACCCACGTCGGCATCGACCACGACGCCGACCGCGCCCGCGGCTTCACCGTCACCGACTCCGGCATCGTCGTCGTCGGCAAGGGCACCGTCGTGACCCCCTGA
- the glgA gene encoding glycogen synthase, whose amino-acid sequence MRVDILTKEYPPNIYGGAGVHVAELVKALRSSGIDTQVRAFGEPIDEPGTQGFPDLPELADANGALKTLGVDLTMVPAVAGADVVHSHTWYANFAGHLSSMLHGIPHVVSAHSLEPMRPWKAEQLGGGYAISSFIERTAYEGAAAVIAVSEGMRKDVLASYPQLDPAKVHVVHNGIDAQAWAPDRSDAAFEIARRHGVDPERPSIVFVGRITRQKGVPFLLRAMRQVPANVQLVFCAGAPDTPEILAEVEGLIDQLRAERDGVVWIPDMLPREEVVALLSQATTFVCPSVYEPLGIVNLEAMACEAAVVATATGGIPEVVVDGETGWLVPIEQVNDGTGTPVDPDTFVADLARALTEATSDVEEARRRGRAGRQRAVEHFGWDAIAERTQQVYATVLEGSRTA is encoded by the coding sequence GTGAGAGTCGACATCCTGACCAAGGAATATCCGCCCAACATCTACGGCGGGGCCGGCGTGCACGTGGCCGAGCTCGTCAAGGCGCTGCGCAGCAGCGGAATCGACACCCAGGTCCGCGCGTTCGGCGAACCGATCGACGAGCCGGGCACGCAGGGCTTTCCCGACCTTCCCGAACTCGCCGACGCGAACGGCGCCCTCAAGACCCTCGGCGTCGACCTGACGATGGTGCCCGCCGTCGCCGGCGCTGACGTCGTGCACTCGCACACCTGGTACGCCAACTTCGCCGGCCACCTCTCCTCGATGCTCCACGGCATCCCGCACGTCGTGAGCGCGCACAGCCTCGAGCCGATGCGGCCATGGAAGGCCGAACAGCTCGGCGGCGGCTACGCGATCTCCTCCTTCATCGAACGCACCGCCTACGAGGGCGCGGCCGCCGTCATCGCCGTCTCCGAGGGCATGCGCAAGGACGTCCTCGCGAGCTACCCGCAGCTCGACCCGGCGAAGGTCCATGTCGTCCACAACGGCATCGACGCACAGGCCTGGGCGCCCGACCGCAGCGACGCCGCCTTCGAGATCGCGCGCCGTCATGGGGTCGACCCCGAGCGTCCGAGCATCGTGTTCGTCGGGCGCATCACGCGTCAGAAGGGCGTGCCGTTCCTGCTGCGTGCGATGCGTCAGGTGCCTGCGAACGTGCAGCTCGTGTTCTGCGCGGGCGCGCCCGACACCCCCGAGATCCTCGCCGAGGTCGAGGGCCTCATCGACCAGCTGCGCGCCGAGCGCGACGGCGTCGTGTGGATTCCCGACATGCTGCCGCGCGAGGAGGTCGTCGCGCTGCTGTCGCAGGCCACGACGTTCGTCTGCCCGTCGGTGTACGAACCCCTCGGCATCGTGAACCTCGAGGCGATGGCATGCGAAGCGGCCGTCGTCGCAACCGCGACGGGCGGCATCCCCGAGGTCGTCGTCGACGGCGAGACGGGCTGGCTCGTGCCGATCGAGCAGGTGAACGACGGAACGGGTACGCCCGTCGACCCCGATACGTTCGTCGCCGATCTGGCGCGCGCCCTCACCGAGGCGACCTCCGACGTCGAAGAGGCCCGCCGACGGGGTCGAGCCGGGCGTCAGCGCGCCGTCGAGCACTTCGGGTGGGACGCGATCGCCGAGCGCACCCAGCAGGTCTACGCGACGGTGCTCGAAGGCTCCCGTACGGCCTGA
- a CDS encoding MFS transporter produces MSLDTPTRTTSHERVTTSVDSPERAGAGGARAAWLPVGAAMFTVAWGGNQFTPLLGLYRDIDALSTGAVDLLLGAYVLGIMPALLLGGPASDRWGRRPLMLPAPILAIIASVLLAVGSGSPAVLFVGRIFSGLALGLAMVVGGSWIKELSSPPFDAEADAAAGARRASISLTAGFALGAATAAALAQFAPLPAELCYLVHLVITAASFVLLTRAPETHAAQEMPGRFLDDLRVPAAGHRRFLFVVLPMAPWVFGCAGCAYAVLPAVMGDRTGSFGIAFSGLLCLVALGCGLFIQQVGKRFDDVSSARAIIIALTMTLPGLGIAALAARLVSPWLALVAAAVLGLAYGMLLVSGLQEVQRIAGPEDLAGLTAVYYSITYLGFFVPAALAVVSHWLSYPVMFVGGVVLAALSLGVVLMFSRKHLPSALAH; encoded by the coding sequence GTGTCACTCGACACCCCGACCCGCACCACCAGCCACGAACGCGTCACGACGAGCGTCGACTCCCCCGAGCGCGCCGGCGCCGGGGGCGCGCGGGCCGCCTGGCTGCCGGTCGGGGCGGCGATGTTCACCGTCGCGTGGGGTGGCAACCAGTTCACGCCGCTGCTCGGGCTCTATCGTGACATCGACGCGCTCTCGACGGGCGCCGTCGACCTGCTGCTCGGTGCGTACGTGCTCGGCATCATGCCAGCGCTGCTGCTCGGCGGGCCGGCCTCCGACCGCTGGGGCCGTCGCCCGCTCATGCTGCCCGCGCCGATCCTCGCGATCATCGCGTCGGTGCTGCTCGCCGTCGGCTCCGGGTCGCCGGCCGTGCTCTTCGTCGGCCGCATCTTCTCCGGCCTGGCGCTCGGGCTCGCCATGGTTGTCGGCGGCTCGTGGATCAAAGAACTGTCGAGCCCGCCGTTCGACGCCGAGGCCGACGCCGCCGCGGGCGCGCGTCGCGCCTCCATCAGCCTGACGGCCGGATTCGCGCTCGGCGCCGCTACCGCCGCGGCGCTTGCCCAGTTCGCGCCGCTGCCCGCGGAGCTGTGCTACCTCGTCCACCTCGTCATCACGGCGGCGAGCTTCGTGCTCCTGACGCGCGCCCCCGAGACGCATGCCGCCCAAGAGATGCCGGGACGCTTCCTCGACGACCTGCGCGTGCCCGCTGCGGGCCACCGTCGCTTCCTGTTCGTCGTCCTGCCGATGGCGCCGTGGGTGTTCGGCTGCGCGGGATGCGCCTATGCCGTGCTGCCCGCCGTCATGGGTGATCGCACCGGCTCGTTCGGCATCGCCTTCTCGGGCCTGCTGTGCCTCGTCGCGCTCGGCTGCGGGCTGTTCATCCAGCAGGTCGGCAAGCGCTTCGACGACGTCAGCTCCGCGCGCGCCATCATCATCGCCCTGACGATGACGCTGCCCGGCCTCGGCATCGCCGCACTTGCAGCGCGCCTCGTCAGCCCGTGGCTCGCGCTCGTCGCGGCCGCCGTCCTCGGTCTCGCCTACGGCATGCTGCTCGTCTCCGGCCTGCAGGAGGTGCAGCGCATCGCCGGTCCCGAGGACCTCGCGGGACTGACGGCTGTCTACTATTCGATCACCTACCTCGGCTTCTTCGTGCCCGCCGCGCTCGCCGTCGTCAGCCACTGGCTGAGCTACCCCGTGATGTTCGTCGGTGGCGTCGTGCTCGCCGCGCTGAGCCTCGGCGTCGTCCTGATGTTCTCGCGCAAGCACCTTCCGTCGGCTCTGGCGCACTGA
- a CDS encoding GntR family transcriptional regulator has product MSEPKISAADAVYREVKGRILDGSIAGGALISEGEISELLDVSRTPVREAFVRLQAEGWMTLYPKRGALVRAVEPREVRDVVEARIAVESRAARSVVEAQEHRDVAIDLGEILRRQRQSLETGDHDDFTETDCVFHTHLVAAGGNAILTEFYERLGERQRRMAARILWKDDRRCRDVLTAHARLVDLVAAGDATGFEQELTAHLHHSYDGLLP; this is encoded by the coding sequence ATGAGCGAGCCGAAGATCTCCGCGGCCGACGCGGTCTACCGCGAGGTGAAGGGCCGCATCCTCGACGGCTCGATCGCCGGTGGTGCCCTCATCAGCGAGGGTGAGATCTCGGAACTGCTCGACGTCTCCCGCACCCCCGTGCGCGAGGCGTTCGTCCGGCTGCAGGCCGAGGGGTGGATGACGCTGTACCCCAAGCGCGGCGCGCTCGTGCGCGCCGTCGAACCGCGCGAGGTGCGTGACGTCGTCGAGGCGCGCATCGCGGTGGAGTCGCGTGCGGCGCGCAGCGTCGTCGAGGCGCAGGAGCACCGCGACGTCGCCATCGATCTCGGCGAGATCCTGCGCCGGCAGCGCCAGAGCCTCGAAACCGGCGACCACGACGACTTCACCGAGACCGACTGCGTGTTCCACACCCACCTCGTCGCGGCCGGTGGCAACGCCATCCTCACCGAGTTCTACGAGCGTCTCGGGGAACGTCAGCGCCGCATGGCCGCGCGCATCCTGTGGAAGGACGATCGCCGCTGCCGCGACGTCCTCACCGCCCACGCCCGTCTCGTCGACCTCGTCGCCGCGGGCGACGCGACCGGTTTCGAGCAGGAGCTGACGGCGCACCTGCACCACTCCTACGACGGGCTGCTCCCCTGA
- a CDS encoding ABC transporter ATP-binding protein has product MSDVLSLSGIGVTRGAQKLLDDVSWEVEEGERWVVVGPNGAGKSTLLNVAAGRMHPSTGVAGILGEVLGAVDVFELRPRIGLATAALAERIPAGEKVSDVVVTASYGMVGRWREKYDSFDHERARELLDELGAAHLAERRFGTLSEGERKRVLIARALMTDPELMLLDEPAAGLDLGAREDLVQRLTALAEDVDAPALVLVTHHVEEIPPGFTDILMLREGRVVAAGPIESTLTAENLSETFGLALELDRHGERWSARAAQA; this is encoded by the coding sequence ATGAGCGATGTGTTGTCCCTCTCCGGGATCGGTGTCACGCGCGGCGCGCAGAAGCTGCTCGACGACGTCTCGTGGGAGGTGGAGGAAGGCGAGCGCTGGGTCGTCGTCGGCCCCAACGGCGCCGGCAAGTCGACACTGCTCAACGTCGCCGCCGGTCGCATGCATCCCTCGACGGGCGTCGCCGGCATCCTCGGCGAAGTGCTCGGCGCCGTCGACGTGTTCGAGCTTCGCCCCCGCATCGGCCTCGCGACGGCGGCCCTCGCCGAGCGCATCCCCGCCGGTGAGAAGGTCTCCGACGTCGTCGTCACCGCGAGCTACGGCATGGTGGGACGCTGGCGTGAGAAGTACGACAGCTTCGACCACGAACGCGCACGCGAACTGCTCGACGAACTCGGCGCCGCGCACCTCGCCGAGCGTCGCTTCGGCACGCTGAGCGAGGGGGAGCGCAAGCGCGTCCTCATCGCCCGCGCCCTCATGACCGACCCCGAGCTCATGCTGCTCGACGAGCCCGCCGCCGGGCTCGACCTCGGTGCCCGCGAAGACCTCGTGCAGCGCCTCACCGCGCTCGCCGAGGACGTCGACGCACCGGCGCTCGTGCTCGTCACCCACCACGTCGAGGAGATCCCGCCGGGCTTCACCGACATCCTCATGCTGCGCGAGGGCCGCGTCGTCGCCGCCGGCCCGATCGAGTCGACACTGACGGCCGAGAACCTCTCGGAGACGTTCGGTCTCGCGCTCGAGCTCGATCGTCACGGTGAGCGCTGGAGCGCCCGCGCCGCGCAGGCCTGA
- a CDS encoding TrmH family RNA methyltransferase, translating into MPIRITSPDDDRVADYFRLTDVALRKKLETERGLYIAESEKVIRRALARGDRPRSFLMGQRWLDDLADIVADAEAADVPVYVGEADVIESMTGFHLHRGALASMNRPALALPEELLRDARRVVVLEDIVDHTNVGAIFRSAAALGVDAVLVTPRCADPLYRRSVRVSMGTVFQVPWTRIDPWPGSVTRLQEAGWTVAAMALADDSVTLDELAAREPERLALVMGTEGDGLGTRTVAACDVTVRIPMAGGVDSLNVAAASAVAMYTLRV; encoded by the coding sequence GTGCCGATCCGCATCACCTCACCCGACGACGACCGCGTCGCCGACTACTTCCGCCTCACCGACGTCGCGCTGCGCAAGAAGCTCGAAACCGAGCGCGGCCTCTACATCGCCGAGAGCGAGAAGGTCATCCGCCGCGCCCTCGCGCGCGGCGACCGTCCCCGCAGCTTCCTCATGGGCCAGCGCTGGCTCGACGACCTCGCCGACATCGTCGCGGACGCCGAGGCCGCCGACGTCCCCGTGTACGTGGGGGAGGCCGACGTCATCGAGTCGATGACGGGTTTCCATCTGCACCGCGGGGCTCTCGCGTCGATGAACCGCCCCGCGCTGGCCTTGCCCGAAGAACTGCTGCGTGACGCGCGGCGCGTCGTCGTGCTCGAGGACATCGTCGATCACACGAACGTCGGTGCCATCTTCCGATCGGCCGCGGCGCTCGGCGTCGACGCCGTCCTCGTCACCCCGCGCTGCGCAGATCCGCTGTACCGCCGCTCGGTGCGCGTGTCGATGGGCACCGTGTTCCAGGTGCCGTGGACGCGCATCGACCCGTGGCCCGGCTCGGTGACGCGACTTCAGGAGGCCGGATGGACGGTCGCCGCGATGGCGCTGGCTGACGATTCCGTAACGCTCGACGAACTCGCGGCGCGTGAGCCCGAACGCCTCGCGCTCGTCATGGGCACCGAGGGCGACGGCCTCGGAACGCGAACGGTCGCCGCGTGCGACGTCACCGTCCGCATCCCAATGGCAGGTGGCGTCGACTCGCTCAACGTCGCGGCCGCCAGCGCCGTCGCGATGTACACGCTACGCGTGTGA
- a CDS encoding YbhB/YbcL family Raf kinase inhibitor-like protein, translating into MSIERTTAPNPYDHLPVFPALTVTSTSFSDGGDLTETYVYDGWGVNGQNVSPQLSWSGAPETTTSYVVTCFDPDAPTPSGFWHWAIAGIPADVTELAEGAGSGDAALPEGAFHVAGDGGVKGWMGPCPPGGDGKHRYMFAVHAIEGDPLAIDDSVTPAVLSFNAVFQTVARGVTTGLYGH; encoded by the coding sequence ATGAGCATCGAACGAACCACTGCGCCCAACCCCTACGACCACCTGCCGGTGTTCCCGGCCCTCACCGTCACGAGCACGAGCTTCAGCGACGGTGGCGACCTCACCGAGACGTATGTCTACGACGGCTGGGGCGTGAACGGGCAGAACGTCTCGCCGCAGCTGTCGTGGAGCGGTGCGCCGGAGACGACGACGTCGTACGTCGTCACCTGCTTCGACCCTGATGCGCCGACCCCGTCGGGCTTCTGGCACTGGGCGATCGCAGGCATCCCGGCGGACGTCACCGAACTCGCCGAGGGCGCCGGATCGGGTGACGCCGCGTTGCCCGAGGGCGCCTTCCACGTCGCCGGTGATGGCGGCGTCAAGGGCTGGATGGGGCCGTGCCCGCCCGGAGGTGACGGCAAGCACCGATACATGTTCGCGGTCCACGCGATCGAGGGTGACCCTCTCGCGATCGACGACTCGGTCACGCCCGCCGTCCTCAGCTTCAACGCCGTCTTCCAGACCGTCGCACGCGGCGTCACGACGGGCCTGTACGGTCACTGA
- a CDS encoding DUF3037 domain-containing protein: protein MSVGYQYVVLRLVPSIEREEFLNVGVALYAQMADFLDARFHLDATRLAALAPTLAAADVEQSLASLCADVRGEPCPGRPDLPKLGQRFGWISAPRSTIVQPGPMHGGVSNDPGATLERLVDRLVR from the coding sequence ATGAGCGTCGGCTACCAGTACGTCGTGCTGCGTCTCGTGCCGTCGATCGAGCGCGAGGAGTTCCTCAACGTCGGCGTCGCGCTCTACGCGCAGATGGCCGATTTCCTCGACGCCCGTTTCCACCTCGACGCGACCCGCCTCGCCGCCTTAGCTCCGACGCTCGCCGCCGCAGACGTCGAGCAGTCGCTCGCCTCGCTGTGCGCCGACGTGCGCGGCGAGCCGTGCCCCGGGCGCCCTGACCTGCCGAAGCTGGGGCAACGCTTCGGCTGGATCAGCGCGCCGCGTTCGACGATCGTCCAGCCGGGCCCGATGCACGGCGGGGTCAGCAACGACCCGGGCGCCACCCTCGAACGTCTCGTCGACCGGCTCGTGCGCTGA
- a CDS encoding HipA family kinase yields MLQQIEATRFVVPLREGGSLPGVVEGSDLGTWVVKFRGAGQGLKVLVAEVVVGELARALGLRVPELELVELPEAIAKYEADEEVQDLLTASVGLNLGVDLLPGAFAYDGSIPPPADEAATILWLDAFTANIDRTPHNPNLVRWHGQTWCIDHGAALYFHYSWPSKGSHPERFAAQRFDLGSHIMAGVVDPSPAAAAAAHERLAALVTPGLLREILTLVPDEWLETSESMPHADDVRAAYVENLLARLAAPQAWSPAFAGEMR; encoded by the coding sequence GTGCTGCAACAGATCGAGGCGACGCGCTTCGTCGTCCCCCTGCGTGAGGGCGGCTCGCTGCCCGGCGTCGTCGAGGGTTCCGACCTCGGGACGTGGGTCGTCAAGTTCCGCGGAGCCGGCCAGGGGCTCAAGGTGCTCGTCGCCGAGGTCGTCGTCGGCGAACTCGCCCGTGCGCTCGGCCTGCGGGTGCCCGAGCTCGAGCTCGTCGAGCTGCCGGAGGCCATCGCGAAGTACGAGGCCGACGAGGAGGTGCAAGATCTGCTGACGGCGAGCGTCGGGCTCAACCTCGGCGTCGACCTGCTGCCGGGCGCCTTCGCCTATGACGGCTCCATCCCGCCGCCCGCCGACGAGGCCGCCACGATCCTGTGGCTCGATGCGTTCACCGCGAACATCGACCGCACCCCGCACAACCCGAACCTCGTGCGCTGGCACGGGCAGACGTGGTGCATCGACCACGGTGCGGCGCTGTACTTCCACTACTCGTGGCCGTCGAAGGGCTCCCACCCGGAGCGTTTCGCGGCGCAGCGCTTCGATCTGGGCTCCCACATCATGGCCGGGGTGGTCGACCCCTCGCCCGCGGCCGCAGCGGCCGCACACGAGCGTCTTGCTGCGCTCGTCACCCCTGGCCTGTTGCGCGAGATCCTGACGCTCGTGCCCGACGAATGGCTCGAGACGAGTGAGTCGATGCCGCACGCCGACGACGTGCGCGCCGCCTACGTCGAGAACCTGCTCGCGCGCCTCGCCGCCCCGCAAGCATGGTCGCCGGCGTTCGCGGGTGAGATGCGATGA